GTCGTGATAGATTCCTATCCCAACGACTGCTCCGAAAAGGCCGAGGTGGTCCTCCCCTGGCAGCTGTCTTTGGAAAAAGACGGCAGTTTCTATAACCTGGATGGCAAAGAACAGCCCTTCAAGGCCGCCAGCGCGCCCGATAAGGACAGCCGGGCTTTGGGGGATATCCTGGAATATCTGGCAAAAGCCATGGGCGGAAAACTGGGGATAAATGAAAAACTGCCGGAGCCAGAGGTAGTAAAGCTGGATCCCTTCAAGACGATCGAGATAGAGAGCGAGGCTCTGCCGTTCAACCTGGAATTGGGCAGCGTCTATCCGCATCTCTACGGCGATGAGGGACAGATATTCAACAGCTACCATCTGGCACGGGAATTCACAGGAGGGTATATAGAACTGCATCCCGAGGACATCGCCGATCTGGGCCTGCGCGCCGGATGGAAGGCCAAGGTGGTCTCCGATGCCGGATCGATGGTGGCGGTCATCAAGGCCAATCCCAATATTTACAAAAAGACGGCTTTTGTGCCGGTACACTTCGGAGGGAATGTCTTGGCTCCGTTCCAATATGATGCAAAGCTAAAGACCCCGGTATTTAAGGGCATTTCGATCAAGATAGAAAAGATATAAGATAAAAACAAGACCTCGCCATTGACGGCGAGGTCTGTTAATTTGAATAATCAATTGCAGATGGAAACATATAAACCAGAAGAGATCATCGAACTGCTGGATCTTAAGCCGCTGGATATAGAAGGCGGGTTTTTCAGAGAGACCTATCGGTCTAAAGATACCATTCCCAAGGCAGCCTTGCCGGCGTTTTATTATAACGTCCGGTGTTTTGGAACGGCCATATATTATCTGCTGACCCCGGACAACTTTTCGACCCTTCATAAAGTGAACAGCGACGAGATATTCCATTTCTACTTGGGCGACCCGGTGGAAATGCTGCTGCTTTATCCGGACGGGACTGGCCGGGAGGTGATGCTGGGTCAGGATATCCAAAACGGACAGTTGGTCCAACTGGTGGTCCCCCGAGGGGTCTGGCAGGGAGCTTCCCTGCAGCAAGGCGGAAAATATGCGCTATTGGGCACCACGGTTTCCCCGGGGTTTGAATATCAGGATTATATCCAGGGTCAACGCGAATCATTAGCGTCCGGCTATTCAAAATATGCCAGCCTGATATCGAAATTGACCAGGTGAGATATTACAAGCTACCTGCCGACAATATGACGGTGCTTGGGGGCAATAATGATAAATATTTTATAGGTTACATGTCGTGAACTTTGCCTCATTATGTTTTTGGCATTGGAACAACAGCCGGTTTCAAATTATTATACTAATTGTTTTGTTAGTTGGCGTTACGCATGACTTAAAAGGTCAGCCTAATTATCCAACCCCGGCAGATTCCATTGATGCGGTTTCTAACGAAGCGGCCACAGGCAGCCAACGCCCAGCTACACCAACATACAACCAGTATCTTGTCCCGGCACTAGAAACGGCCGGTATTAATGTTTTTGTATTTTTTCTTAACAAACATGCGCTGGGAAATCCAAGTTGGACGAATATATCATGTAAAACAGTTAAATACAACATCACGCATGGCTTTGTGTGGGATTCCGATGGCTTTGAAATGAATTACTTGTTTCATCCCTATAGCGGGGCGCTTTCACATACAGCCGCCAGGTCGAGCGGATTGAGTTTTTGGAAATCAATTGCCTATCCATTTGCAGGAAGTTTGATGTGGGAACTTGCAATGGAGGCCGAACAGCCATCCATTAACGACCTGATAAATACGACAGCCAGCGGAATAGTTCTCGGTGAAATAACATTCAGGGTTTCGTCCCTTTTGCTGAATGAAAGTACAACGGGTGGGGAAAGAATATGGCGAGAAGCTGCGGCCGGCATTCTTTCGCCAATGAATGGCCTGAACCGAATAATCAGCGGGAAAAGTTGGCGGGTTAACCCCCGGCCACGTAATCCTGATTATTCAATTTCGGTTTCAGCCGGCATGCTGGGCCTGTTTGAGGATCGACGACTATACCAAAAACAGCCCCACGGTTATCTTAAATATCAGATGACTTACGGAAACCCGTTTACTGCTGTGCCCGTCAAGCCGTTCGATTATTTTACCGCACATTTTGGCCTGGGATTTACGACGCATAATACAATATTCGATATTTTTGGAAGCGGACTATTGGCCGGAAAACGCATTCGATTATTCAATCACGATAAAACCCTTGTCGGGATTTTCAAAAATTTTAATTATCTTAATACCGCAATATACCGAGCTGGTGGCACCAGCGTGGGAACCGGGCTGCTAACAAACACCACACTTTCGGCCCGGGCTTCATTAAAGTCTTTCGCCATGGCGTCGGTAATACTGATGGGTGGCGTTGATTCCCCGTATGCCCAGGCGATGCAACGTGACTACAATCTGGGGCCGGGCCTCGGTGGGAAAATGGAAACGGCAGTTGCATTTGCTGATCTGGGGAAAGTATATGCGGCATATGATCCCACCTGGCTGCATGTCGTCAGCGGAGCGAAAGGAACTGAATTTGTAAGTTTTAGTCGGGCAGGCTTACAGGCGATGGTATATCATTCAGTGGTGTGGTCGTTTGAATACCTAAGCTACTACCATAGCGGCAGCTATAGCAGTTATCCCTCGGTGCGGAAAAATAATTATGCGGTGCTGTCCTACATTACAGTAACATTATAGCCCCGTAACGTGCAGAATATTGCGGACGGCAATGGAAACAATTGTTTTCGAGACATAAAGTCCGCTGGAAGGTAGTCCCTGTTTTATTATCAAACTATTATGAATAATAAATATATTGATCTTATCAAAAAGCTAACGGCCTTAGTGACATTGGCGTATGTGTTCCTGTTGCCACCCGTTCTTAACGCTCAAGAGGCACAACACCAGCCGAAGGTGGGGTTGGTGCTTTCCGGCGGCGGAGCCAAAGGTTTTGCCCATATAGGGGTCTTGCAGGTACTTGAAGAAGCGGGCTTAAAGATTGATTATATTACTGGCACTAGCATGGGTGCGTTCGTCGGAGCCCTATACTCCATCGGCTATACACCGGGGCAAATAAAGGAAATTGCCATAGGCCAGAATTGGATGGATCTGTTCCTTGGCCAAGCCTCGCGAAGATTATTGCCGATGGTGGAGAAAGATCAGGCTGACCGCTTTATGGCAATATTTCCCATCAAGCCAGGCAGAGTGGAAATGCCTTATGGTCTGATCTCCGGGCAAAACCTTCAGGCCCTGCTGACCAGATTAACCTGGCCGGCCCACCAGGTGAATGATTTTATAAAGTTAACGATCCCGTTTTGTTGCTTAGCCACCAATTTGGAAAACGGCCAGCGGGTGGTGCTGAACAGGGGCTTTCTACCCGAAGCTCTCAGGGCCAGTATGTCCATCCCAACCGTGTTTAGACCCGTGGAAATCGACGGGCAATTACTGGTAGACGGAGGATTGGTGGATAACCTGCCGGCAGATGAAGCGTTGAAAATGGGGGCAGATATAATAATAGGTGTTGATGTCAGCTCCGCCCTGCGCTCCAGGGAACAGATAAATTCATTGCTCAATGTGTTGGACCAGACCATGAGCTTTCAAACTTACGCCTCGGTTCAGGAACAACGAAAGCTTTGTAATCTGTTATTGGTTCCCGATCTGTCCGAGTATACCCCGGCCGATTTCAATCAGGTGGAAGACCTGATAAAAAAAGGTGAACAGGCGGCCCGGGAAGCCCTGCCGGAACTGAAGAAACTGATAGATTCCATGGGACTAGGAAAAATCAACAGGCCCATTAATAATTCAGCCCCGCCGGAGTCCATATTCATTTGTAACATAGAAGTTGAGGGCTTGAGCCGGGTTTCTAAAAAATCGGTTTTAAGCGAGCTGGCCCTGAAACCCCATTGTTGGATCTCGTCTCATAATTTAGCACTGGCTATTGACAAGGTTTACAACACCCAATTCTTTGAGGGTGTTAGCTACCGGCTGGAGCCAAGCCAGGGGGGTGTTTGCCTCAGGGTAAAAGTAGTTGAGAAAGATCACCAGATTCTGGGGCTGGGTTTGCGTTATGATAGCAATACCAATGCCGAAATCCTGTTCAGTTTGAATTTTAGAAATCTTTTGGGGCACAGCTCCCAGCTGGCGGCCGATCTGCGCCTTGGCGATAGTCCCGAATTAAAACTATCGGAGTTCATCCACCCCGGACTGGGCCCGGGTTTGGGCGAGAGGGTATCACTTTGCATTGTCAAATATCCGGTATTTCTGTACCGGGAAGGACAACGCTGGGCAAGTTTTAACTACACTATAGGATCAGGGGATATATTCCTGGGAACCATATATTCCAAATCGATGGAAGTGGGCGGTGGAATACGAATGGAGTATTTTGAAAAAAAGCCGGATATAGCCCCGATGGGGATTCCCGAGATCAGCGGGCGGCACCTTACTTTGATGGTCTCCTTGAACATGGACACATATGATAGAAGCGAATTTCCAACCCGGGGTCATAAAGTCATCCTGAGTCATAGAATGGCAAATCGTGAAATTGCTGGCCGGGCCGATTTTTTTAAGAAATTGGGTCAGTGGCAGGGATGTTTCCCCCTGAACAAAAAACTGTCGTTTAACGGGAACATGTTTTGGGGCAATGTATCCGGCCTTGATATCCCCGAACATTACCGGTTTTATCTGGGTGGCCTAGACCAAAGGCAGGGAGTTATTCCGATGGCCGGCCTGAAGCCGATGGAATTGGACGGTAATAATATTATGGGGCTGGGGATTGGCGCGCAATACGAAGCATTCCCCAATCGATTCGTAACCGGCAGTTGGAATATAGGGAAAGCCGGGGATGGGTATTGGAGGGATCAACTTGATAGGCATAATTTAGTGAGCGGAATAGCTCTCGGATTAGGCATTCTTTCTCCGGTCGGTCCTATTAAAATAGACGTGATGGGCGGCAGCCACCACACTTTATTGGCAAACCTTCGGTTGGGATATAATTTTTAAAATTTATTTTGTTTATGAACAGGTTTGTTTTAGAGCGACGGGTACATAAGAAAATTTATATTCCTGGGGTTTGCGGCCAATATAAACGTCCTTGGGGCACAATTATCAAATGCAAGATCATATTAGAAGGGAATGATGAAACAGTTAGACAATATCCAGCTGGACGCCCTAAAAGAGGTGTCGAACATCGGCTCGGGCCATGCCGCTACAGCCCTGTCGGAGCTTACCGGGCAGAAGGTCACCATCAATATCCCGGTTATCAGCATAGATCCCATCTCGTCGGTTTTTAAAAAGTGCGCTGATTCCGGGCAGAAGATCCTGGGCATCCGGATCGATCTTTCCGGGGATATAGTGGGCCGGACCCTGCTGTTCTTCAGCCAGGACGACGCCCTTAAATTCTGCGATTGCCTGATGCGGCGTCCCATCGGCACGGTCAAGGCCCTGTCGGAGCTGGACAGATCGGGTTTAAGAGAGGTCTCCAACATACTGACCTGCGCCTATATGAACGCCCTGGGGGAGATGCTCAATTTCATGGTGGTCCCCACCACCCCGTCCCTGATCATAGGCACCCCGGAGGAGATGATGGCCGGCTTTGCCGAGCAGGCCGGAGGGGCCGAGGAGCTGGCGGTGATAATAGAGAACGATTTCCGTTTTCAGGGCAACGAGACCGTGCTGCAGGGCTATTTCCTGCTATTGCCGGATGACAGTTCGCTGCAGGCCATGTTCAAGGCCATGAATATAAAATAGGTATTTGGGCATTCTTTAAACGGGGCATCAGCCCCGTTTTTTATTTCCCTATTGACAAATAAAATAAAAGGTGTATAATAGAGGAAACCATAAACACTAAATAAGTTTCCACAGTATTATGAAAGCAGGAGCCAATAAATTAAAAGAACGCATCATCGACAGCGCCAGCCGGCTGTTCTTCGGGCGGGGTTTCTCCAGGGTCAGCATGGACCAGATCGCCTCCGGCCTGGGCATCAGCAAAAAGACCCTATATCTGCATTTTCCCAGCAAACAGGCCCTGTTGTACGAAGTGGTCAGCAATATGATAAATGAGAACGGGAAGATAATCGAGGGCATCGTCAACGACCGGGAAATGGATTTCCCCCGGAAGCTGTCCTGGCTGATGAACCATCTCAGCGGGATGGTCAGCCGGATGGCCCGGCCTTTCGGGGAGGACCTGCGCCGCAACGCCCCGGAGATGTGGGAGGAGATCGACCAATTCCGGCGGGAGAAGATACTGCTCAATTTCCGGAAGCTTCTGGAATCGGGGACCCGGCAGGGGGTGTTCCGGAAGGATGTTGACCCCCAGTTGGTGACAATAGTCTTCACCACCCTGATCCAGAACATGATCGACCCCAAATTGTTCAGCCAGATACCTTTTACCGCGGCCCAGGTATTCGAAACCATCGTGGAGGTGGTGTTCCGGGGGATATTGACCGAACCGGCCAGAAAAAATTTCCTAAAAAAAATAAAAGAGGAAAACAAATGAAAAGATACCTGACAATGATCGCAATCCTGCCGCTGCTGCTTGTTTCCTGCGGGAATAACAACGGTAAGAGGGAAAGGATAGAGGCTACGGGGACTATCGAAGCCATTCAGGTTAATGTCTCGGCCAAAATGGGCGGCCAGATAAAAGGCCTTTTGGGAAAGGAAGGGGCTGCTGTTCGGGTGGGCGACACCCTGGCAACAATGGACCATGAGATGCTTGATCTGCAGCTGCGCCAGTCACGGGCCGGGCTGGAACTGGCCCGGATCCAATACGAAAACGACCGCAAAGATGACCAGCGCACCAGCGAGCTGTTTCAAAAGGGCAGCGTCACCCAGAAACAGCGCGATGATGTCAATGCCAAATTCCGGGCCTCCGGAGCCCGGCTGGAGCAGGCCAGGACCGCCGCGGATATGATCAGGAAAAACATATCCGATTGTTATGTTACAGCCCCCCTGGCCGGGATGATCACCAATTCAACCTATGAAATAGGCGAGACCGCCGGACCCGGATCCATCCTGTTCACCATATCCAAAATGGATACCGTCGAGCTGGTGGTGTATGTAAACGAAAAAGAGCTGGGATACGTAAAATTAGGGCAGAGATCAGAGATCAGAATAGACTCATTTAAAGATAAGGCATTTATGGGGCTGGTGGTTTACATCTCGCCCCAGGCCGAATTTACCCCCAAGAATATTCAGACCAAGCAGGACCGGGTCAAGCAGGTCTTCGGCGTCAAGCTGAAAATCCCCAATCCCGAGCAGCAGCTTAAGGCAGGCATCCCGGCCGATGCGACAATCTTCATCAAGGGGCAGCAGTAAAAACTTATGACCAAGCCTTTGGTCGAAATATCCGGCCTACAGAAATCTTTTGGCCCGCATCAGGTGCTGAAGGGTATAGATCTTGATGTTCTGCCGGGCGAGATGCTGGCCATGGTGGGGCCGGACGGGGCCGGGAAGACCACCCTGATCAGGGCCATCTGTGGCCTGCTGCCTTTTCAATCCGGCAGGATAAGCGTACTGGGCCATGAGGTCCCGTCCCGGATGGATATGATCAAGCCCCATATAGGATATCTTTCCCAGCGGTTCAGCCTGTACGGCGACCTGACGGTGGACGAGAATATCGAGTTTTTTGCCGAGATCCACGGGGTGCGTGATTACCGGGCCCGGCGGGACGAATTGCTTGATTTTACCCGGATGAAACCATTTCGCAGCCGTCTGGCCGAAAGACTGTCGGGCGGGATGAAGCAGAAGCTGGCCCTGGCCTGCACCCTGGTCCACACCCCAAAAGTGATATTTCTGGACGAGCCCACCACCGGAGTGGATCCGGTCTCCCGCCGGGATTTTTGGAAGATACTGTCCCGCCTGCTGGCCGATGGCCTGACCATCTTTCTGACCACCCCCTACATGGACGAGGCCGAAAGGTGCAGCCGGGTGGCCATGCTGGATAACGGCAATATCCTGGCCCTAGACAGTCCCCAGAACATAAAATTGCTGATGGGCGGCCAGGTGATGGAATTGGTCTGCCAGGATATAAAAAAGGCGGCCAAGATGATATCGGAAGAATTAGGCCCGGTCAATGTCCAGACCTTTGGCGACCGGCTTAATGTGATGATGGCCGACCAGGAAAAACAGTGGCCAGGTTTGATAGAAAAACTTACGGCGGCGGGAGTGGAATGCGACAAATGGCAGGAGGTCTCTCCCTCGCTGGAGAATGTGTTCATAAAACTGATGAAGCCAAAATAAAGGTGAAAAGATGCGCAGTATAATCATAATATCAATAGTATTCATTTCGTTTGGCTCTGGCTGGGCCCAGGGAAAAGAACCGATGTCCCTGGAGTCCTGTATCCAAGCCGGTTTGGAAAATAATAAGGGCCTGGATGCCGTCCAGACCAGGGCCCAGGGGAGCCGGGCGGCGGCCGACCAGTCAGCCACGGCTCTTCTGCCCAGCCTGAAACTGTCGGCCGGCTACAGCCGGCTTAGCGATGTTCCGTCATTCGAGATGACCATCCCCGGCTTTCCGGCCCCCAGAACCATAACCATCGCCGAGCCGGTGCTGGACAACAGCAATATCAAATTGACTCTGCAGCAGCCGCTGTTTACCGGAGGGCGGGTGACCGGCAATATCAAAATGAACCGTAAAAATTATCAGGCGGATTCAAGCGATTATCTGGCTCAGCGCTGCGAGGCGGCCCTGAATATAAAGATCTTATACTGGAGGCTCTACCAGGCGCAGAAGGTGAAGGAATTGGCCGAAGAGAACCTCCGTATTTTGGGAAATCATCTCAATGATGTCGGCAACCTGCTGGGCCAGGGCCTGGCCACCGAGAATGACCGGCTTAAGGTAAAACTGCAGATGTCCAATGCCCGGCTGATGCTGATAGATGCCGAAAACAACCGCAGGGCCATAGGGATACATCTCAATAATTTCATCGGCCGTCCGCTGGATGCGCAGATAGACCCCACCTCCATTCCCGATACTTTGGAGGTTGCGAATTTAAGCCCGCCGGAATTGATCCAGAGGGCCCTGGCCGAAAGACAGGATATTGCGGGCCAGAAATACCGCCGTGAGGCTACTGCGGCGGGAAGGATGGCCGCCAAATCCGGCTGGTATCCCCAGGTGTTTGCGGTGGGGAATTACACCTATGCCAATCCCAATCCCCGCATATTTCCGGCCCGGGACCAGTTCGATGCCACCTGGGACGCCGGGGTGATGCTGTCGATGGATCTCTGGAACTGGCAAAGCACCAAACACCAGGTGCGTCAGGCGGGCTCTCTGCTTCGGCAGGCCGAGGACCGACTGGTTTTGTTGGAGGACGCCGTCAGGGTTGAGATTAATTTAGCGGTGCTGGATGTCCAGAAGGCCGGAGAGAAGACCGAGGTCTCCCGGAGCGGGCTGGACCAGGCCCAGGAGAATTACCGCAACGTCAAGAACCTGTTCCTTGAGGGAATGGCCACCAATTCCGATCTGCTGGACGCCGAGGTCCTGCTGCTTCAAGCCAAGGTGGGCCACGCCGGGGCATTGGTGGAATGCCAGATCGCCAAAGATAAATTAAAAAAAGCCCTGGGAGAGTATTGATACGATGATTGCCCCATCCATAATAGCGGACAAGCTAAGCAAGCGCTTCGGCGGTTTTGTGGCGGTCGATAACGTCAGCTTTGAAGTGAAGCAAGGGGAGATCTTCGGATTTCTGGGGGCCAACGGAGCCGGCAAGTC
The sequence above is a segment of the Candidatus Edwardsbacteria bacterium genome. Coding sequences within it:
- a CDS encoding cupin domain-containing protein encodes the protein METYKPEEIIELLDLKPLDIEGGFFRETYRSKDTIPKAALPAFYYNVRCFGTAIYYLLTPDNFSTLHKVNSDEIFHFYLGDPVEMLLLYPDGTGREVMLGQDIQNGQLVQLVVPRGVWQGASLQQGGKYALLGTTVSPGFEYQDYIQGQRESLASGYSKYASLISKLTR
- a CDS encoding DUF3943 domain-containing protein, which codes for MNFASLCFWHWNNSRFQIIILIVLLVGVTHDLKGQPNYPTPADSIDAVSNEAATGSQRPATPTYNQYLVPALETAGINVFVFFLNKHALGNPSWTNISCKTVKYNITHGFVWDSDGFEMNYLFHPYSGALSHTAARSSGLSFWKSIAYPFAGSLMWELAMEAEQPSINDLINTTASGIVLGEITFRVSSLLLNESTTGGERIWREAAAGILSPMNGLNRIISGKSWRVNPRPRNPDYSISVSAGMLGLFEDRRLYQKQPHGYLKYQMTYGNPFTAVPVKPFDYFTAHFGLGFTTHNTIFDIFGSGLLAGKRIRLFNHDKTLVGIFKNFNYLNTAIYRAGGTSVGTGLLTNTTLSARASLKSFAMASVILMGGVDSPYAQAMQRDYNLGPGLGGKMETAVAFADLGKVYAAYDPTWLHVVSGAKGTEFVSFSRAGLQAMVYHSVVWSFEYLSYYHSGSYSSYPSVRKNNYAVLSYITVTL
- a CDS encoding patatin-like phospholipase family protein, giving the protein MNNKYIDLIKKLTALVTLAYVFLLPPVLNAQEAQHQPKVGLVLSGGGAKGFAHIGVLQVLEEAGLKIDYITGTSMGAFVGALYSIGYTPGQIKEIAIGQNWMDLFLGQASRRLLPMVEKDQADRFMAIFPIKPGRVEMPYGLISGQNLQALLTRLTWPAHQVNDFIKLTIPFCCLATNLENGQRVVLNRGFLPEALRASMSIPTVFRPVEIDGQLLVDGGLVDNLPADEALKMGADIIIGVDVSSALRSREQINSLLNVLDQTMSFQTYASVQEQRKLCNLLLVPDLSEYTPADFNQVEDLIKKGEQAAREALPELKKLIDSMGLGKINRPINNSAPPESIFICNIEVEGLSRVSKKSVLSELALKPHCWISSHNLALAIDKVYNTQFFEGVSYRLEPSQGGVCLRVKVVEKDHQILGLGLRYDSNTNAEILFSLNFRNLLGHSSQLAADLRLGDSPELKLSEFIHPGLGPGLGERVSLCIVKYPVFLYREGQRWASFNYTIGSGDIFLGTIYSKSMEVGGGIRMEYFEKKPDIAPMGIPEISGRHLTLMVSLNMDTYDRSEFPTRGHKVILSHRMANREIAGRADFFKKLGQWQGCFPLNKKLSFNGNMFWGNVSGLDIPEHYRFYLGGLDQRQGVIPMAGLKPMELDGNNIMGLGIGAQYEAFPNRFVTGSWNIGKAGDGYWRDQLDRHNLVSGIALGLGILSPVGPIKIDVMGGSHHTLLANLRLGYNF
- a CDS encoding chemotaxis protein CheC: MMKQLDNIQLDALKEVSNIGSGHAATALSELTGQKVTINIPVISIDPISSVFKKCADSGQKILGIRIDLSGDIVGRTLLFFSQDDALKFCDCLMRRPIGTVKALSELDRSGLREVSNILTCAYMNALGEMLNFMVVPTTPSLIIGTPEEMMAGFAEQAGGAEELAVIIENDFRFQGNETVLQGYFLLLPDDSSLQAMFKAMNIK
- a CDS encoding TetR/AcrR family transcriptional regulator, with amino-acid sequence MKAGANKLKERIIDSASRLFFGRGFSRVSMDQIASGLGISKKTLYLHFPSKQALLYEVVSNMINENGKIIEGIVNDREMDFPRKLSWLMNHLSGMVSRMARPFGEDLRRNAPEMWEEIDQFRREKILLNFRKLLESGTRQGVFRKDVDPQLVTIVFTTLIQNMIDPKLFSQIPFTAAQVFETIVEVVFRGILTEPARKNFLKKIKEENK
- a CDS encoding efflux RND transporter periplasmic adaptor subunit, yielding MKRYLTMIAILPLLLVSCGNNNGKRERIEATGTIEAIQVNVSAKMGGQIKGLLGKEGAAVRVGDTLATMDHEMLDLQLRQSRAGLELARIQYENDRKDDQRTSELFQKGSVTQKQRDDVNAKFRASGARLEQARTAADMIRKNISDCYVTAPLAGMITNSTYEIGETAGPGSILFTISKMDTVELVVYVNEKELGYVKLGQRSEIRIDSFKDKAFMGLVVYISPQAEFTPKNIQTKQDRVKQVFGVKLKIPNPEQQLKAGIPADATIFIKGQQ
- a CDS encoding ABC transporter ATP-binding protein produces the protein MTKPLVEISGLQKSFGPHQVLKGIDLDVLPGEMLAMVGPDGAGKTTLIRAICGLLPFQSGRISVLGHEVPSRMDMIKPHIGYLSQRFSLYGDLTVDENIEFFAEIHGVRDYRARRDELLDFTRMKPFRSRLAERLSGGMKQKLALACTLVHTPKVIFLDEPTTGVDPVSRRDFWKILSRLLADGLTIFLTTPYMDEAERCSRVAMLDNGNILALDSPQNIKLLMGGQVMELVCQDIKKAAKMISEELGPVNVQTFGDRLNVMMADQEKQWPGLIEKLTAAGVECDKWQEVSPSLENVFIKLMKPK
- a CDS encoding TolC family protein, coding for MRSIIIISIVFISFGSGWAQGKEPMSLESCIQAGLENNKGLDAVQTRAQGSRAAADQSATALLPSLKLSAGYSRLSDVPSFEMTIPGFPAPRTITIAEPVLDNSNIKLTLQQPLFTGGRVTGNIKMNRKNYQADSSDYLAQRCEAALNIKILYWRLYQAQKVKELAEENLRILGNHLNDVGNLLGQGLATENDRLKVKLQMSNARLMLIDAENNRRAIGIHLNNFIGRPLDAQIDPTSIPDTLEVANLSPPELIQRALAERQDIAGQKYRREATAAGRMAAKSGWYPQVFAVGNYTYANPNPRIFPARDQFDATWDAGVMLSMDLWNWQSTKHQVRQAGSLLRQAEDRLVLLEDAVRVEINLAVLDVQKAGEKTEVSRSGLDQAQENYRNVKNLFLEGMATNSDLLDAEVLLLQAKVGHAGALVECQIAKDKLKKALGEY